CCCTTGGCTCGTCGCCGAGGAAGATGGCGAGGTGGTGGGATACGCCTACGCTGCGCCCTGGCATGTCCGCGCCGCCTACCGCCACTCCGTCGAAGTATCCGTCTACCTAGACCATCAGGCAACCGGCCGCGGTCTCGGCAGCCTGCTCTACGAAGCCCTCTTCCCCATCCTCAAATCCAAGAAAATCCACGTCGCCATCGGCGGCCTCACCCTACCCAACCCCGCAAGCGAAGCCCTCCACCAAAAGTTCGGCATGCAAAAGGTCGCCCACTACCACGAAGTCGGCCGCAAGTTCGGCCAATGGCTCGACGTCGGCTACTGGCAGACAAAAATCTCGGAAGCCGAGTAGGGCTGGCGTTTACGCCACGTCGCAAGTCCGAGAGAAGCCCCGTTTTAGGCTTCCGTATTTGTACCGTAATTGGTTTCAACATACCAATGACCCGTGTTCCCCTGCTCTCAACGCTCTTGTTTTCCATTGTCTTGACCTGCCTAGCCGAGGCAGACGATAGCGGCAGCAGGGACGCAGCCGACCGTTTCTGGGATGCCTGGAGCACGAAACTCGGGTTGAGAATAAGCGACCAAACCGTGTCAGAGCTCGCAGAACACTATCGAGGAGCTGGAATTCCTGAATCCGCCCAAAAGGAGATCGACGAGATCGAGCAAGCCGCCCGCGAACGAGTGGAAACCTACGACACATTCGCCCTCAAAAGCCTCCGAGAAAATCTCCCCATCGAGCATTTCGAAATACTTCATGCGCTCGCCAACCAGGGCTCACGGATAGCCGCGCTCCGCGGCCCCAATCCTTACGAAATCGAGCTCGACCGGCTGCCAACCCGCGAGAAAAAACCAACCTTCCCAGGAGACTATTCCAATGAACAAGTCGAACGTACGTTGGAAGCCTACAAAGCAGTCCTAAAAACGGATCTCACCCCCGCGATGCAAAGCCTCTTCCATTACGTGGAAGATCGCTTCCATCCGGCCCTTCTAGAGGTATTCGATCAACACGACCCTACCGCCGTCTATTACGGAGCGGAAAAACCGATTCTCATCGACAACACCCTTACCTTGCTCACGCCACCCCTGAACCCAGTCCGTGAATACATGGAGGAAAACGGAATGGAGGAGAGCTCTCCACTGAACATTGACACCAGCGACTTATTACCGCGAACAGGCGACAGCGTGACTGCGCTGGTCTCCCAAGGAAAACACACCGCAGACGAGCAGTGGCTCGTTCGGCTAACCGCAGTGGAAAAGAACGCAGCTGAAGAAGCGAGAAGCAGTTCCACAAGACCTATCACCCTCTATACTTCCACCGGAAGCTCCCATACCTTCGCGTCGGAACAGACCGCGATCGAAATCGAAATTATCGGCCCCTTCAAAGCGGGGAAAGCTAAACCCGAAAATCCCAAAGCCGCCAAAACCCGCGTCCTCGTGAAGAGAGACTACCTCGAACTCGGGCTTCACCGAGCCGTCGCCTTCCTCAATCGAGTCAACAGGGACTACCCAAACGAAGCGTTCAGCATAGCGACAGGTGGCAAAAACAGCTTCACCGCTGAATCGATCGCCTTAGCGCAAGAGCAGCTCGAGCCCTTCAAGATTACCCCCGCCGAGTACGAGGCCCTAGCCGCAATGCGATTGGCTCGCCGAGAGTTCTTCAGGATCGTTGCGTACAATCCTGAACTTAAGCCACTTCTCCTCAAGGTGGCCAAATGGCCATCCTTGATCGCGATCGCAACCAAGAGCATGTCTCCCAACTTCGAAGGAAAAGTGTCGATGATAGAGGAGGTCGAACTCAAGGACGTGATCAATACCCCAGTCTTGAGCTATCCGATGGAGCTCGCCGCCTACGACCAGCCGAGCCTACTGCTCCGTCTATTCGTCACCGATCCCCAACCCCCGCTGGTGAACACAGCTGGCATCTACGGACTCGTCGCAGGCCATCCGAAAAAGGCCAACCAGCGACTGGTCGTTCGAGTAATCGAAGCCAAGCGAGGTCCAGCTCACCAAGCGGAAATCGACATATCTGGCCACGCCTTCAAGCCCACTCCCCCCAACAAAATCCTTTCCAAGGAAGGGCCGCCCGCTACAGTCGCCCCATGATTTCCGGCGAAGACCTAAAAGCAGCCCTCCCAACCGAGCCCGTACGCGACCTCATCGAACCTATCGACGCGCCCAAGATCGCCTCCGGCAAGGTTCGGGAAATCTATGACCTCGACGACTCCGTGCTGCTGGTAGCCACCGACCGCATCTCCGCCTTCGACGTCGTCCTGCCCGGCGGCATTCCCGGCCGCGGCCTCATCCTCACCCAGCTCAGCCACTTCTGGTTCGAGCAAACCAAAGGAATCGCCCCCAACCACATCATTCCCAACGAGGAAGAAATCCTGCGCGACTCCCTCAAACTCTCCCGCGACTCCCAGCTTCGCTCCATGGCCGTTCGCAAGCTCAAGCCCCTCGAGATCGAGTGCGTAGTACGCGGCTACATCGCCGGATCCGGTTGGGAATCCTACAGGCAAAACCGCACCGTCTGCGGTATCGAATTGCCCGCAGGCTTGCAGCTGGCATCCCAACTCCCCGAGCCCATTTTCACCCCGACCACCAAGGCCAGCGAAGGACACGACATGCCCGTCACGCCCGAGGAGGCCGCCAACATCGTCGGTCAAGACATCTTCGAGCAAGTTCGCGAAATCAGCCTCAAGCTCTACGACTTCGGCAGCAAGCTCGCTGCCAAGGCCGGTATCATCCTCGCGGATACAAAATTCGAGTTCGGCACCGACGAAGACGGCACCATCTATCTCATCGACGAAGTCCTCACCCCCGACTCCTCCCGCTACTGGGACGCCGCAGAGTACAAGGTCGGCAGCAGCCCCGCCAGCTTCGACAAGCAAATCATCCGCGACTACCTCGAAACCCTGAAGGACTGGAACAAGACCGCCCCCGGCCCCGAACTTCCTCCGGAAATCGTGGCCAAGGCCCAGTCCCGCTACCTCGAAGTCTACAGCAAGCTCGTCAGCGTCGTTTAAGTTTCATCTCCAAGGTGGCGCGGCTTCTCCGAAGACGCATTCGGGAAACGCGCTACCCACGCCACGGCGCCACAAAAGTCCAAGACGTAGCGCCGAGCTTTAGCCGGCGACCTCACTGCACGATCTATTCCCTGTGGCCGCTGGCTAAAGCTCAGCGCTACGTCGCATGCGACATTCGACCCGTGACAGGACGCTAGTGGCTACAGCGGTCTCCGGGACGAAAAACGAACGCTTCCGGATTGCCGTAGAACTTTCCCTTCATCCAAAGGTGCTGCACGATATCGTAAGCGTCGAGCCCATGTCCGGAACAGGTGTGGAAAGTGGCGTCTTCGCCAAACGCCTCCACAATCTCAGCCGACAGGCTTTCGTTCGTATACGTTTTCCCAGTACGGATCATCATCTCAAGTATCTCGTGGGCGTGAATATCCGGCTTTCTCAGGTCTGTGAATTTGCTCATCGTTTTCTTTGTAGTTTAATTTTAATACGTTTAGGAAAAATTTTGTTCGATACGCGTCATGCGAACCCCACCCTCGCGGACAATTAAAGTATCCCACCACTCCGCGCCTTGATATCCGTAACGGATCTGCAGCCCACGTGCTTGTCCGGAGCGGAGCAGGGACTTACCTTCCCGCAGCTCGACCGCTGTCGGGGCGACGTAGCCAGGCCCCTTTTTCGGGATCACTGCGAACACCTCCGCGCACTCCTGAAGGTCCAAAAAATATCTGTCTAGGGTTTCCTCGTCCAAGTCAGCTTGCTGCAGGTCTGGCAATTTAGGAGTTTCGTCTTCTGTATTCATTACGTCGTTACGTTCCAATTTTCAATCAAGCAGGAGAATCGCATTCCGAGGAGCCGGACATAGATCGTGGCAAATGCCGCAGCCGGTGCAGGCATCCGCATCCACGCGCGGAATCCCCCGCTCCGTCACGATCGCCCCCTCTTCCGGACAACGTTCGGAGCAAACCGAGCAAAAGTTGTTTTGGTAAGCCAGACAGTAGCGCCCCTGAATCACGGCAGTCCGATACTTCGGCTCGGCGCTCGGGCGATCTCGGCCGCCCTCCGTCCGCTGCTCCGCATCCTCGCGAACGTGCTTGAGGAAGTTGCTGAAGAAGTCCCGGCGGGAAAACTGTCGCTTGCCGTCTGACATAGGAAACCTGCAACTACTCCGAAGCCTCCCCCTCGGACAAGCGCTCCCAAAACGGGAAGGGCGACTCTGAAAAATTCGTCTTATCGACCTCTAGGCCAGGCACATGGCACTGGTTGCAGCTTTGGCGCTCCGGATGGCTGGTGCGGATCGGACTGGTGCCCAACGGTCCATGACAACTCATACAATTTTGCCGCATGTGCACATTGTGAGGAATGGTCGGCGGCGAATCCGGATACGCCTTCTTCCCTTGCAAGGCCTGATGGTAACCGCCGAATCGATTGCCCGTATGCAGGTCGAAGTCCGCAGTGTTCCATTGGCTACCCAAGCCCTTGGTGGATACATGGCATTGCGTGCAACTCGTATATTCAGGATGCGATATCGCCGGAGCTACCACGTCCCCAATTCGCAAGGCTTGACCATGGCACTGCAAACAGCTTTCGGCGGTGTGTTGGTCAATCGGATGCGGCACGACAGGGGGAGCCCCATCGTAAGCCCGACGTCTCTCGCGGCGAAAACGCAGCTCCTCGACATCCGAAGTCACCATCGAATCAAAGGCATCGTTCGGAGCGAGATCGCTCAAGCGACTCTTCCAAGCCGCATTCGGACTGTAACCAGCCTTCCCGATTTCGGAATAGCTCGGAGCAGGGATCGCCGCCGAATGCGTATCCGTTTCTCCATGACTCTTTTCTGTCAATACAAGCTGGGCGCTCGATTCGCTCACCGTTTGGCGCAAGCCCATGAAGAAGCCGCTTACCGACACGGTGAACACCGCGGCCACCAGCACGGTAGTCGCCGCCGTCGACTTGTTTCGTTTGGGGTTAGGGGCGTTCATGGCTTAACGAATCGGGGAAGGGCTCCCAGCTCGAGATCCTGCGGGACGTTTGTAGACCACCGCCGCGCACTTCTTGTAGTCGGGTTCTTTCGAGATAGGGTCGATGTCGCCGAGCGTGATCTCGTTGATGAGCAAGTTCTCGTCGAAGAAGGGAACGAAAACCGTTCCCTTCGGCGGGCGCCCGCGTCCATTAAGCCAGACCGGCAGCTCTATCTTGCCGCGACGCGTTTCAATCACCGCCAAATCGCCATTGCCCAATCCCTGTGCTGCCGCGTCCTCGGGGTGCATTTCCACGTACGCGTGCGGCATGGCATTACGCAGCTGCGGTACGCGACGGGTCATGGTGCCAGAGTGCCAGTGCTCGAGCACGCGGCCGGTACAAAGCCAAAGCGGATACGCTTCGTCCGGCTCTTCCGTGGCCGGCTCGTAGGGACAAAACCAAATGAGCGCCTTGTCGTCCTTGGTCACGGAATGGTAGAATTGCAGCTGCTTGCCCTTTTCCACGTAAGAGTCGCTGAACTCCATGAAGCGGAAGGGCGTTTCATGCCACTTGCCGTCCGCCTTCTTGACCACCGGCCAACGCAAGCCGCGAGCCTTCACGAGTTCGTCGTAGGGCGCTACGTCCTTGTGTTTCAAATACGTCAGCTTGCGGTACTCCTCGAAGAGCTGCTTGTCGGCGTTGACCTCGTAATAGCGCTCCCATTCCCAAACAGGCACCTCCGCTCCGGACTCGTCCTGGATGCTAAAGATGAAATTGCCGTCCTTGTCCTTCATGCCGGGATGACCCATCTCGAAAAGCCGTCGCGCCACCGCGATCGTCATCCAACAATCGTCGCGGGCTTGGCCAGGAGGATTGACCATCTTGAACCACTGCTGGGTGCGTCGCTCGCTGTTTCCGTAAACCCCATTCTTCTCGACCCACATAGCCGCAGGCAAAACGAGGTCCGCCAACTTGGTCGTAGCCGTCGGATAGACTTCCGAAACGATGAGGAACTTGTCCTTCAAGCCTGCCTTGTTCGTAAAGTGCTTCTTTAGGTGGGGCAAGGTATGTCCGGGATTCGTAACTTGTACCCAAACCGTGGATATGTCCCCGCCCTCTTCGGTCGGCGTGCAAAACTGCTCCCACATCTTCACCGTGTGGTAGCCGGGCTTGGGATTGATTCGCCCCGCTGGCATGTTCCAAACCTCCTCGCAGTCGCGGCGATGGCTTTCGTTGGCCACCACGCGACCGCCGGGCAGGGCGTGGGCCAGCGTGCCGACCTCGCGAGCCGTGCCACAAGCCGACGGTTGCCCAGTCAGGCTGGTCGGCGCGTCGCCAGGCTTGCCGAAATGTCCGCTCAGCAAATGAATGCCATGCAGCAAGCGGTTCATGTTCGTACCGCGGGTATGCTGGTTCACTCCCATGCACCAAAGGCTGGTGATGCGGATATCCTTGCGACCGAAAAGCTCTCCGAGCAGCCGTATTTTATCTACGGGTACACCTGATAGCTGCGAAACGTACTCCGGGGTGTAAGGCTTCAAGAGCTCCGCATATTCCTCGAACGTGCTGGCTTGGCCAAAAAGCGACGCCTCCTCCGTATCCTTTCTGAAATTACAGAAACGCTCCACGAACTGCTTGTCGTAGGTTCCGTTTTCGATGAGTAGATGGGCGATTCCGTTGGCGATCGCTAGGTCCGTCTGCGGTCGGAACTCCAGGTACTCGTCGCTGTATTCGCTCGTCCGCGTACGGCGCGTACCGATATCGATCAGCGTGACCTTTTCCCCCTTGGAGCGGCGGTCGATCACTCGCGAAAACAGCACCGGATGCATCTCCGCAGGATTGTTTCCCCACATGATCAGCACGTCGCACTCGTCGAGATCCGTGTAGCAGCCCGCAGGTTCGTCGACCCCGTGGGTGGACAAGTATCCCGTTACCGCCGACGCCATGCACAAGCGGGCGTTCGGGTCGATGTGGTTGTTGGACAGACCACCCTTGATAAACTTTTGGGCCGCGTATCCTTCGGGTATTGTCCATTGGCCGCTGCCGTAGATGGCGAATTGCTCGGGCTTGTCGTAAATGCGCTTGGCAATCACGTCGATCGCCTCGTCCCAGGATATCGTCTCCAACTTTCCATTACGACGCAACTGCGGCTGGGTGAGCCGGTCCTTGCCATACAAAATGCCGCCAACATGGTAGCCCTTCACGCAAAGCAGGCCCTTGTTCACCTCGGCCAGCTGCTCGCCTTGGATAGCGACCACCTTGTCGTCCTTCACGCCCACCCTTACATGGCAGCCCGTCCCGCAAAACCGGCAGGGTGCCTTGTCCCACTTCACCCCGTCCGCTCCTTGGGCAGCCTCCAGCTGCGTGTTTTCATACTTTCCGAAGGCACGTTGGTGAGCGGCGGCTACTGCCGCAGCCATAGCGGTTTGCTTCAAGAAGTGACGACGATCGATTGTCATGAGGGTACTTTTTTCGAGGGTTGGGGAAAATTGGGTTTCAGTCGGCGTCGGCGTCCGCGTCCGTCGCGCAGAAAACCACGTCGACGTTCGAGACGCCCGGCAGGGCTTCCAGCCAGCGATGCAATCCGCGTGCGTCCACGTCCTCGATCACGATCGGCAGGTAGTTTCCCTCCAGCGGCGCGGCCGAAATCGAGGGATGCTCTAGAATTCTGGCATGCGCATGGGCCGACACCTCCGGTTCCTTCGAGAGGGTCACTATCAAACTCGTCAGGCGAGTGTTCCATGGGCGCTGCTTGCTCATCTTGAAACACAACTTGAGGGCGCTTTTCGCTGAGTTCAATATTTAAATACCTTTTTATCTTGAATATAAACACAAGGCTTTCCAATCTCGGCCAAGATGAAACCCCGTCCCCTCCTGATTGCGGCAATACTCGGCTTCGCCGTCGTGCTCTGCCTGGCGTCCTGGTGGATCTACCAGAGATCCTTCGCCTCCTTCGAGGAAGCCGTCAGTCACCGCCAGGTCCAGATCGCGCTCGACACCGGCGAGGCCCATCCGGTCACCATCCAAGGCGCCCCCACGACCCCGACCGTGCTCGCCGATCTCTCCCAGAGCGGACGCGCCCCCACCGAAGTCGCCTGCACCACCTGCCACAGCACCCGCACGCCCCAACTCGCCCAGCGCGATTCCGTCCAGCTCGACGAATTTCACCAAGGCTTGCAGAAGCAGCACGGCACGCTCTCCTGCCTCAGCTGCCACAACGCCGACAACTACGACACCCTGCGCCTCGCCGACGGAACCCCCGTTGCCTTCGAAAATACCATGCAGCTCTGCGCCCAATGCCACGGACCTCAGTTCCGCGACTACACCAACGGTTCCCATGGCGGCATGAACGGCTACTGGGACCTCAAGCGCGGCCCTCGCACCCGCAACGCCTGCAACGTCTGCCACGATCCCCACTCCCCCGCCTACCCGCAGCTCATCCCTGTCTTCCCGCCCAAAGACGTGCAGTTGCGCAAACAAAAGTACGGCGACTCCTACCCGGACCCCGACCAACACGCCCATTAACCGATCCGCCATGACAGACGTGAAAAAGACTTCCGGCATCAGCCGCCGCACCGCCGTCAAAGGCATCGGCGCCACCCTTGGGGCCGCCGCCTTCGCCAAGGCTATCGCCCCGCTCACCAGCTGGGCCGCCAACCAATCCATCGACGAGTTCCTGCAAAAGCACTACCAAGAGCTCACTCCCGCACAGATGCAGAAGGTCCTCAAGCGGCTGGAGGAGGACACCAAAAAAGACTACGGAGCCGAGGTCACCATCACCGACCCCAAGCCTCAGCCGGGCGTCAAGTTCGGCTACGCCCTCAACCTCTCCATTTGCGTGGGCTGCCGCAAGTGCGCCCAAGCCTGCCACGTCGAAAACAACCATGACCGCAAGTCCGGCAATTCCTACATTCGGGTGCTGGAAATGAAGAAAGGCTCCCTCGACATCGAGCACGGCAAGGTCGACTACAAAGGCCCCGTCCCCAAGTCCGACTCCTTCTACATGCCGGTCCAGTGCCAGCAGTGCGACAACCCGCCTTGCGTAGACGTCTGCCCCGTCGAGGCCACCTGGAAGGAAAAGGACGGCATCGTCGCCGTAGACTACAACTGGTGCATCGGCTGCCGCTACTGCGAAGCCGCCTGCCCCTACCACGCCCGCCGCTTCAACTGGACCAAGCCAGAAATCCCCCAGGAAGAAATCACTCCCGTGCAAGGCTACCTCTCGAACCGAGTCCGTCCGCAAGGCGTCATGGAGAAATGTACCTTCTGCATGCACAAGACCCGCAACGGGGAGCTCCCCGCCTGCCTTCAAGCCTGCCCCACCGGCGCCCGCGTCTTCGGCAACCTGCTCGACCCCGAGTCCGAGATCCGCTGGGTCCTGGAAAACAAGCGCGTCTTCGTGCTCAAGGAAGAGCTCGGCACCAAACCCAGCTTCTACTACTTCTTCGATGAATAAGCCCGCCGCCACTCTTCCCCCACCCCACCTCAGCCATCTGAACAGCTACCCGCGCTTCATCTGGCGCATGATGGTTCTGGCCACCGAGGGCAATTGGCTTTTCTACGCCTGGATGATCGGTCTCTCCGCCGTCGCCCTCGTCGGGCTCAACGCCTGGGCCATCCAAGTCACCAACGGCATGGGCGTCACCAACATGTCCGACCACGTCTCCTGGGGGCTCTACATCGCCAACTTCACCTTCATGGTCGGCCTCGCCGCGGGCGGGGTCATGATGGTCATCCCCGCCTATCTTTACCACGACGACGACATGCACGACGTCGTCATCATCGGCGAGCTGCTCGCCATCGCCGCCATCGTCATGTGCATCGGCTTCGTGGTGGTCGACCTCGGCCGCCCTGACCGCGTCTGGCACATGCTGCCGGGCATCGGAAAATTCCACTTCCCCGTCTCCATGCTCACCTGGGACGTCATCGTGCTCAACGGCTACCTGCTCATCAACCTGCACATCTGCGGCTACTTGCTCTACCAACGCTACCGCGGCCGCCGTCCCAACCCCAAAATCTACGTGCCCGTGGTCTTCCTCTCCATCGGCTGGGCCATCTCCATCCACACCGTTACCGCCTTCCTCTACCAAGGCCTCGGCGGGCGCCCCTTCTGGAACACCGCCCTGCTCGCCCCACGCTTCCTCACCTCTGCCTTCGTCTCCGGCCCCGCCTTCATCATCCTCGCCCTCGAAGCCATCCGCTACCTCAGCAGCTACAAGGTAGGCGACGGGGCCATCCGCATCCTCGTAAACATCATGCGGGTGACCATCCTCATAAACCTGCTGATGCTGGCCTCCGAGGTGTTCACCGAATTCTACACCGGCGGCTCCCACACCGCCGCCGCCCGCTACCTCTATTTCGGCCTGCACGGCTTCGACGCACTCGTGCCCTGGATCTGGAGCTCCATCGTGCTCACCCTCCTCGCCGCCCTCCTGCTGCTCTGCCCCAAGGTCCACAAACACCCCGTCATGCTGGTCACCGCCTGCTGCTTCGCCTTCGCCGGCATCTGGATCGAAAAAGGCATGGGCCTCATCATTCCCGGCTTCATTCCCTCCACCCTGCACGAAATCGTGGAGTACACGCCCAACGGTATCGAGTGGCGCATCTCCGCCGGCATCTGGGCCGCCGGACTGATGATCTACACCCTCGCCATCCGCGTGGCCATGCCGATCTTCTCTGGGGAAGTCTCCCTCAAGAAAGACATCGAGGACCACGCGTGAACGCCGCCGGGCCAGCGAACGAGAGGAGCAAGCTGCGGAGCGATAGAAAGGAAAGCCCAAATGGTCCCGCCCCGCCTCCCCAACCATCAAAACGCCACCCCCTTTCCTTATTGTTTAAATAAATACCTCTTTATCTTGATTAACGTGCAAAGACTTTTCAATCTCAGCGTGGGCGAACACGGCGCCCGGGACTGACTAGTCCGCCAGCGAGCCGCGCCTTCCCCGTCGCAAAAACAGTCCAATCAGCAACCTTTCCGCAAAGACCATGCTCAAGTACGGCAAAACTGCCCAAAACGCCATCATGGCCATCAGCCACCTCGCCGAGGTCTACGATGGCGGCACCACACGCTTGAGCTCAAGGGACATCGCCCGAAACCGGAACCTCCCGCAACCCATCGTCGCCAAGCTGCTGGTAAACCTCTCGCAAGCCGGACTTGTGCAAGGCGCGCCCGGCCCCAAAGGAGGCTACTGGCTCGCCAAAAACCCCGCTGAAATCAGCCTCTACGAAATCGTCTCCACCTTCGAAAAAGTAGGCGACACCCTCTCATGCCCATTCGGCACAGGCGCCTGCGACGCAAGCGTTCCTTGCCCCCTCCACCACAAGCTGCTGGAGCTGGACAAGCAGCTCGTCGACTTCCTCAACGAAAGCAAGCTCGACGCCTTTTCCAAGCACCTCCCCCGCCAGCCCGTGTTTTAAGGCGCCCCGCTTTTTGGATTGGAACAGAGGCTGCAACGCCACCTAGTACTTCCACATCTCGTCGTCCTCGACCACGACCGGTGCCACTTCGTTCTCGGCCTCCACCGCCTCGTCCCGGTCCCGCCAAAGCTCCGACAAGTCTCGCATAAGCTCGCAGGCCGCTTCCAAACACTCAGAGTTTAAGCGGAAGCGATTGACCTTCCCCTCCCTCACCCGCGTCACCAAGCCCGCCCGTTCCAACACTTTCAGATGCTTGGAAATCGCCGGCGCCGACATCGCAAACGGACGCCCCAACTCTCCCACCGTTGGATCGCCCTTGGCGATCTCCTCCAAAATCGCCCGGCGAGTCGGATCTGCTAAGGCATGAAAGGTTTCATCTAGCGAGCTTCTATTAACCATACGGTTAAATTTAACACAGAATTCCCTGCGAATTGTCAACGCCGCGAGCGGTCCTTGCCCCCTTCCAAATGGACAAACTTGGATCGATACTCCCGAGGACTCATGCCTGTCCGTTCCCTGAAGCGGCGATTGAAGTTCGACAGGTTCGAAAACCCGCAAGCGAAACAGACCTGAAGTACTTGCTCGTCGCTGCGCTGCAATTGCTGACACGCTTGTCCGACTCGGATCTCCGTCAAAAACTCAGTAAAGGTCCGGCCCGTGTGTTGGCGAAAGAACCGGCTGAAAGAAGATACTCCCATTCCAAGGGCCCGCGCCACTTCCGCCTGAGTCAACCCCTCTGCAAAGCGCTCGTTAACGATGGAGTACGCCCTGTCGATCCTCCGCTCCGCCCCGTTGCCGCTGGGCCCCACATAGCCGCGGCTGCTCAAAGGCTCCGCCTTCGAACACTCAGCCAAAATCCGCCAGATCCGCAACAAGGTCTCCAATCGCTGAACGCCCGTCGCAACGACAAGCCTGCCCATCTCCGCCACCACGGCATCCCTCGTTTCGCCATCGAAACGCAAGCCGCGCTCCGCCTCCTTCCACAAAGCGCGCACCCCTACCATTTCCGGCGCCGCCCCAAAAGCGTCGCCCAGGAAATCCTCCCTGAACTGCAAGACCCAGGACCGCGCCCAACTACCGCCCTCTCCCTCCGGCAAC
This region of Pelagicoccus enzymogenes genomic DNA includes:
- a CDS encoding arsinothricin resistance N-acetyltransferase ArsN1 family B, whose amino-acid sequence is MPSPTIRPATDRDGAAIAAIYNHYIASTVVTFEELAVDATEMAARIAKVQAAHLPWLVAEEDGEVVGYAYAAPWHVRAAYRHSVEVSVYLDHQATGRGLGSLLYEALFPILKSKKIHVAIGGLTLPNPASEALHQKFGMQKVAHYHEVGRKFGQWLDVGYWQTKISEAE
- a CDS encoding phosphoribosylaminoimidazolesuccinocarboxamide synthase — encoded protein: MISGEDLKAALPTEPVRDLIEPIDAPKIASGKVREIYDLDDSVLLVATDRISAFDVVLPGGIPGRGLILTQLSHFWFEQTKGIAPNHIIPNEEEILRDSLKLSRDSQLRSMAVRKLKPLEIECVVRGYIAGSGWESYRQNRTVCGIELPAGLQLASQLPEPIFTPTTKASEGHDMPVTPEEAANIVGQDIFEQVREISLKLYDFGSKLAAKAGIILADTKFEFGTDEDGTIYLIDEVLTPDSSRYWDAAEYKVGSSPASFDKQIIRDYLETLKDWNKTAPGPELPPEIVAKAQSRYLEVYSKLVSVV
- a CDS encoding YecH family metal-binding protein produces the protein MSKFTDLRKPDIHAHEILEMMIRTGKTYTNESLSAEIVEAFGEDATFHTCSGHGLDAYDIVQHLWMKGKFYGNPEAFVFRPGDRCSH
- a CDS encoding 4Fe-4S binding protein — its product is MSDGKRQFSRRDFFSNFLKHVREDAEQRTEGGRDRPSAEPKYRTAVIQGRYCLAYQNNFCSVCSERCPEEGAIVTERGIPRVDADACTGCGICHDLCPAPRNAILLLD
- a CDS encoding nitrate reductase cytochrome c-type subunit, which encodes MNAPNPKRNKSTAATTVLVAAVFTVSVSGFFMGLRQTVSESSAQLVLTEKSHGETDTHSAAIPAPSYSEIGKAGYSPNAAWKSRLSDLAPNDAFDSMVTSDVEELRFRRERRRAYDGAPPVVPHPIDQHTAESCLQCHGQALRIGDVVAPAISHPEYTSCTQCHVSTKGLGSQWNTADFDLHTGNRFGGYHQALQGKKAYPDSPPTIPHNVHMRQNCMSCHGPLGTSPIRTSHPERQSCNQCHVPGLEVDKTNFSESPFPFWERLSEGEASE
- a CDS encoding molybdopterin-dependent oxidoreductase — translated: MTIDRRHFLKQTAMAAAVAAAHQRAFGKYENTQLEAAQGADGVKWDKAPCRFCGTGCHVRVGVKDDKVVAIQGEQLAEVNKGLLCVKGYHVGGILYGKDRLTQPQLRRNGKLETISWDEAIDVIAKRIYDKPEQFAIYGSGQWTIPEGYAAQKFIKGGLSNNHIDPNARLCMASAVTGYLSTHGVDEPAGCYTDLDECDVLIMWGNNPAEMHPVLFSRVIDRRSKGEKVTLIDIGTRRTRTSEYSDEYLEFRPQTDLAIANGIAHLLIENGTYDKQFVERFCNFRKDTEEASLFGQASTFEEYAELLKPYTPEYVSQLSGVPVDKIRLLGELFGRKDIRITSLWCMGVNQHTRGTNMNRLLHGIHLLSGHFGKPGDAPTSLTGQPSACGTAREVGTLAHALPGGRVVANESHRRDCEEVWNMPAGRINPKPGYHTVKMWEQFCTPTEEGGDISTVWVQVTNPGHTLPHLKKHFTNKAGLKDKFLIVSEVYPTATTKLADLVLPAAMWVEKNGVYGNSERRTQQWFKMVNPPGQARDDCWMTIAVARRLFEMGHPGMKDKDGNFIFSIQDESGAEVPVWEWERYYEVNADKQLFEEYRKLTYLKHKDVAPYDELVKARGLRWPVVKKADGKWHETPFRFMEFSDSYVEKGKQLQFYHSVTKDDKALIWFCPYEPATEEPDEAYPLWLCTGRVLEHWHSGTMTRRVPQLRNAMPHAYVEMHPEDAAAQGLGNGDLAVIETRRGKIELPVWLNGRGRPPKGTVFVPFFDENLLINEITLGDIDPISKEPDYKKCAAVVYKRPAGSRAGSPSPIR
- a CDS encoding 4Fe-4S dicluster domain-containing protein, which gives rise to MTDVKKTSGISRRTAVKGIGATLGAAAFAKAIAPLTSWAANQSIDEFLQKHYQELTPAQMQKVLKRLEEDTKKDYGAEVTITDPKPQPGVKFGYALNLSICVGCRKCAQACHVENNHDRKSGNSYIRVLEMKKGSLDIEHGKVDYKGPVPKSDSFYMPVQCQQCDNPPCVDVCPVEATWKEKDGIVAVDYNWCIGCRYCEAACPYHARRFNWTKPEIPQEEITPVQGYLSNRVRPQGVMEKCTFCMHKTRNGELPACLQACPTGARVFGNLLDPESEIRWVLENKRVFVLKEELGTKPSFYYFFDE
- the dsrP gene encoding sulfate reduction electron transfer complex DsrMKJOP subunit DsrP — encoded protein: MNKPAATLPPPHLSHLNSYPRFIWRMMVLATEGNWLFYAWMIGLSAVALVGLNAWAIQVTNGMGVTNMSDHVSWGLYIANFTFMVGLAAGGVMMVIPAYLYHDDDMHDVVIIGELLAIAAIVMCIGFVVVDLGRPDRVWHMLPGIGKFHFPVSMLTWDVIVLNGYLLINLHICGYLLYQRYRGRRPNPKIYVPVVFLSIGWAISIHTVTAFLYQGLGGRPFWNTALLAPRFLTSAFVSGPAFIILALEAIRYLSSYKVGDGAIRILVNIMRVTILINLLMLASEVFTEFYTGGSHTAAARYLYFGLHGFDALVPWIWSSIVLTLLAALLLLCPKVHKHPVMLVTACCFAFAGIWIEKGMGLIIPGFIPSTLHEIVEYTPNGIEWRISAGIWAAGLMIYTLAIRVAMPIFSGEVSLKKDIEDHA
- a CDS encoding RrF2 family transcriptional regulator, which gives rise to MLKYGKTAQNAIMAISHLAEVYDGGTTRLSSRDIARNRNLPQPIVAKLLVNLSQAGLVQGAPGPKGGYWLAKNPAEISLYEIVSTFEKVGDTLSCPFGTGACDASVPCPLHHKLLELDKQLVDFLNESKLDAFSKHLPRQPVF
- a CDS encoding ArsR/SmtB family transcription factor, which gives rise to MVNRSSLDETFHALADPTRRAILEEIAKGDPTVGELGRPFAMSAPAISKHLKVLERAGLVTRVREGKVNRFRLNSECLEAACELMRDLSELWRDRDEAVEAENEVAPVVVEDDEMWKY